AGCTGGAGCGCTATGGCGGCGCCGTGACCGACGCCGAGATCCTGAGCCTGCGCATCGAGGACGGCACGTTTGTCGGCGAGTACGACGGCGGCGAGGTGCGCGCGCTGACCGTGCTGATCGCCACCGGCATCGTCGACGCCAGCCTGCCGATCGAGCGCTGGCGCGATGCGGTCGCCTCCGGCGCCGTGCGCCTGTGCCCCGTGTGCGACGGCTACGACGTGATCGACAAGCGCATCGCCGTCATCTCGTCGGAGAAAAATCCGATCGGCCACGCCATGTTCATGCGCAGCTTCAGCGAAGACGTGACGCTGTTCGACCGCACCGAAGGCTCGATCCTGGACGCGGAAGAACGCCAGCGGCTCGAAGCGGCGGGGGTGCGCTACGTGCGCTCGGCGGTGCGCGAAGTGACGATGGGCGACGACATGAAACCAGTGCTCCACACCGGCGACGGCAAGGCGCACGAGTTCGACGTGATGTACCCGATGCTCGGTGAAACCGCGCGCTCCGACCTGGCAGCGAAGCTGGGCGCGGAAACCGCCGATTGCGGCGAACTGGTCGTCGACGACTTCCAGTGCACGACCGTGCCAGGCATGTATGCGGTCGGCGACGTGGTGCGCGGCCTGAACCAGATCAGCGTCGCGGCGGGCCAGGCGGCAGTGGCCGCGACCCGCATCCACAACACCCTGCCGTGGACGCTGCGGCAGAAGTAAGCAGGTGCGTGCCCGGTCGGCGAATCGGTTATCCTGCGCGGATGCCCGATTTCGCCACCCTGTTGTCAGCCGCTTTCAAATCCGAACTAGTCGCCAGCCGCCGGCTCGCCCTGCAATCTGCCCGCACTCCCGAACAGGCGTTGCGCGAGACGATGCAGGCCAGCGCCGGCACGCAGTCGCTGGAACACCTGGTCGCGGCGCGCCTGGCGCTGAAGGCCGCCAGCGCCGAGCGCGCGGCGGCGCGCAGGCGCGAGCGCGCGAGCACCTTGGCGCGTCGCCAGGCGCGGCACGACGGAGCGCCCACCGCCTGGCGCGCGTGGTTCGACGGCTCCGCGCATCCCAACCCCGGCCACTGCGGCATTGGCGCGCTGCTTGAAGGTCCCGGCGGCGAAAAGATCGAGATCTCGCGCGCCGCCGGCTACGGCAACAGCAGCGAAGCGGAATACCGCGCGCTGATCGCCCTGCTCGAAGCGGCCGTGCACAGCGGCGCACACGGCCTGACGATCTACGGCGACAGCAAGGTGGTGATCGACGACCTGAATGGCCCGGATGCGAAGGCCGCCGTATCGCTGCGCGCCTGCCGCCAGGCCGCGCTCGCGCTGATCGCCCAGCTTCGCGGCGTGGTATTGCGCTGGGTGCCGCGCCACAAGAACACGCAAGCCGACGTCCTGTCGCAAATGGCAAGGACGCAGCATGAATCCTGAACTGAACGACTGGCGTCCAAGGCTGGTCGCCATCGCCTCCGCCAGCGCCGGCGACGACGGCGCGCACGATATCAATCACCTGCACCGGGTCTGGCGCAACGCGCAAGCGCTGCTCACGGATCATCCCGAGGCCGATGCGCTGGTGGTAATGGCCGCCTGCTACCTGCACGACCTGGTCAACCTGCCCAAGAATCATCCCGAACGCGCATCCGCGTCGCGCCAGTCGGCCGCGCTGGCCAGCCGCGAGCTTGCGGCGGTGGGCTTCCCGGCGGCGACGCTCGGCGCGGTGGTGCACGCGATCGAGGCCCACAGCTTTTCGGCCGCCATCGCCGCGCGGACCATCGAAGCGAAGATCGTGCAGGATGCCGACCGGCTCGATGGACTTGGTGCCGTCGGCCTGGCGCGCATGTTCTACATCGCCGGGCAGATGGGCAGCGCGCTGGCGCATCCGGACGATCCGCTGGCGGTCGCGCGTGCGCCCGACGACCGGGCGTACGCGCTCGATCATATCGACGCCAAGCTGGCGAAGCTGCCGGCGATGATGCAGACGGCTGCCGGACACGCACTTGCGGAACAGCGACTGACGCGGTTGATCGAGTTTCGCGCGGAGTTCGCAGATGAATGGGGTCAGGTCCGCCGGACCTGACCCCGAACTTGTCGCCGGCGGCCGTTGCACCGCAATGCAATTCCGGCCTCCGCCGAAGGTCTGGGATCAGGTGGGACGGATCTGATCCTGATGCTAAGATACGGGCTCATCCGAATCAAGCTCTTCCCAATGACCAGCAGCTCCGCGATCGCCAGGCCGTCGGCCGGCAACCTGAACTTCGTCCTCGTCTGCGTTTTCATCGACATGCTGGGCATCGGCTTGATCGTGCCCGTTCTCCCGCTCCTGGTCGGCGAGTTCGTCGCCGGCCGCGAGCAGCAGGCGCTGTGGTTCGGCGTGCTGTCCGCCACGTTCGGCCTGATGCAGTTCATCTTCATGCCGATGCTGGGCGCAATCAGCGACCGCATCGGCCGGCGCCCGGTGCTGATGGTGTCGATGGCGGGCATGTGCATCAACTTCCTCACCACCGCCTGGGCGCCGAACCTGGCCTGCCTGTTCATCGGCCGCGTCATCGGCGGCATGTCGTCGGCCAGCATGTCGGTCGCCTCGGCCTACGCATCGGACATCTCCACGGCGGAAAACCGCGCCAAAAGCTTCGGCAAGGTCGGCGCCGCGTTCGGCCTGGGATTCATCTGCGGCCCGATGCTGGGCGGCCTGCTCGGCAGTGTCGGCCTGCACCTGCCGTTCTACGTCGCCGCCGCGCTGTCGGCGGCCAACCTGTTGTACGGTTACTTCGCCGTGCCCGAATCGCTGCCCCCCGAACACCGCGCGCCCTTCACTCTGGCGCGCGTCAATCCGTTCGGCGCCCTGGGCCGGCTGCTCAAGCGCACCGAGATCCGCGGCCTGGTCGTGGTCTACGCCTTGATGACCTTTGCGCAGATGACGCTGCAATCGACCTGGGTGCTGTACACCACCTTCCGCTTCGACTGGACGCCGCGCGAGAACGGCATCGCGCTGTTTTGCGTGGGCGTGACGGCCGCCGTGGTGCAGGCCGGCCTGCTGGGCGTGCTGATGCATCGCTTCGGCGAAGTGCGCCTGTCGCTGCTTGGCCTCCTGTCGGGCGCGATCACCTACATCCTTTATGGCCTGGCCACGCAGGGCTGGATGATGTACGTCTTCATCCTGTGCAACCTTCTGTCCTTCGCCGCGGGACCGGCCCTGCAATCGATCATCTCGAAAGCGACTGCCGCGGGCCAGCAGGGTGAGTTGATGGGATCGCTGCAGTCCATTTCCAGCTTCGGGGTCATCGTGATGCCGCTGGTCGGCACCGCGATCCTCGGGGCCGCCAGCCACCTGCCGCCGCACGACTGGCGCGTCGGGACGACATTCTTCCTGTGCGCGGCGATGCAGGCAGTCGCCATCGTTGCCGCGCGCCGCTATTTCCGGACTCGCGCCCAGTGAGTTCGCTGGTGGTCGGCGTGGTGCTGTTCGGCGCGCTGATGCATGCCAGCTGGAACGCGCTGGTCAAGTCGCGTCCCGACACCTTCCTTGTCACGATACTGGTGGCCGGCGGCGGCGGGCTGCTGTCGGCCATCGCCCTGCCCTTTCTTCCCGCGCCGGCGCCGCAAAGCTGGATCTGCATCGCCGCGTCCACCGCGGCGCAGCTGGCGTATTACGCGCTGCTGGTGGCGGCCTATCGCGACGGCGACATGAGCCACGCCTATCCGCTGATGCGCGGCAGCGCGCCCCTGCTGGTGGCGCTTGCCAGCGGACCGTTGATCGGCGAACGCCTCGGCATCACGCAGTGGCTGGCGATCGGCTGCATCTGCGGCGGCATCCTGGGACTGTTCATTTCCGCGCGTTCGCGCCACCCTGGCGCAAGACGCACCACGGTCTTTGCGCTCCTCACCGCCTGCATGATCGCGTCCTACACGCTGATCGACGGCGCCGGCGTGCGCCGATCCGGTTCGCCGGTGGCCTACACGATGTGGATTTTCATGCTGACCTCGATCGGCTTGTGGGCGTGGGCGGGCAAAAGCCGGCCCGGCCAGTTGCTCGCTTACGCGCGGATCAACGTCGGGGTAATGCTGCTGGGCGGCGCCGCCAGCGTAGGAGCCTACGCAACGGCCTTGTGGGCGATGACGCAGGCGCCGGTGGCGGCAGTGGCGGCGCTGCGCGAAACGTCGATTCTGTTCGCCGCAGCGATCGCCGCGCTGGTGCTGCGCGAAAAAATCAGCCGGCAGCGTCTGGCCGCGATCGCGCTGGTGGCCAGCGGCGCCGTCGCGATGCGGCTGGCCTAGCAGCGAAGCCGGCTGGAAAACTATGCCTTACAGCAGCGTCCCGTTATAATTGTCAATCGTCTAAGTTGAAAGGCTGACACCGTGTCCGACCGCATCAAGGTTTTGCCCCAGTACCTGCTGCCCAAACAAGCATTGACCACCCTCGCCGGCCGCGTCGCCGGCGCCAGGGGCGGCGTCTGGACGACCAACCTGATTCGCTGGTTCGTCACCAGGTACGGCGTCAACATGGACGAAGCGGTCAATCCCGACATCGCCAGCTACACCAGCTTCAACGAATTCTTCACCCGGCCGATCAAGCCGGAGGCGCGTCCTCTCGCGAACGCCGATTTCATCTGCCCGGTCGATGGCGCGATCAGCCAGTTCGGCGCCATCGACGACCACCAGATCTTCCAGGCCAAGGGCCACAAGTTCACCACCACGGAACTGGTGGGCGGCGACGCCAGCCTGGCCGCGCACTTCCAGCACGGCGCCTTTGCCAACCTGTACCTTAGCCCGAAGGACTACCACCGCCTGCACATGCCGTGCGACGGGCGCCTGACGCGCATGATCTACGTGCCTGGCGCGCTGTTCTCGGTGAACCCGACCACGGCGCGCGGCATTCCCGGCCTGTTCGCCCGCAACGAGCGCGTGGTGTGCGTGTTCGAGTCGCCAGAACACGGCCCGTTCGTGATGACGCTGGTGGGCGCCACCATCGTCGGCAGCATGGAAACCGTGTGGCACGGCGTGGTCAACCCGACCCGCCCTGGCCGCATCGCCGAGTGGGACTACAAGGACAAGGACATCGTGCTGAAAAAGGGCGAGGAGATGGGCCGCTTCCTGCTTGGCTCCACCGTTGTCATGCTGTTCAAGCCGAACACCATCTCGTTCAATCCCGAGTGGGCGCCGGAACGATTCATCCGCCTCGGCGAGATGATGGGCAACCGGCCATAAGAATCGTCGTTCCAGCGAAGGCTGGAACCCATGCTGAAGATGAGCCGCCGCGGCATGGGCTCCTGCCTCCGCAGGAGCGACAGACTTAAGCAGACAACCGCTTCTTCGCATCTTCGCAGCACAGCACTTCCATCATGTCGAGGAAGGCCCGGGTCTTGGCCGGCATCAGGCGCCGTCCCGGGAACACCGCCCATCCCGTCACGCTCGGCAGATCCCACTCCGGCAGCACCCGCACAAGCTCCCCCTTTTGCAGGAACGGCGCCGCGAACAGGTCCGAGCTGGCCGCGATGCCGGCGCCGTTGCAAGCCATGCGCGCCAGCAGGTCGGGAGAATTGGCGGTCAGCTTCGCCGGCAGTTCGCGCTCCCACTGCGCCTTGCCGCGCGTGAGCACCCATGGCTGCGCGCCGCCGTTGCGGCTCAGGAGGCACAGCAGGTCGTGCTTGAGCAGGTCGTCGGGCGACTCCGGTAGCCCGCGCGTCGCGATGTACGATGGCGACGCGTACAGGCCCACCTTTTCCAGCGCCACCCGGCGTGCCGCCAGCGATGAATCGTCCGGCAGGTCGCCCATGCGGATCGCGATGTCG
This window of the Massilia sp. R2A-15 genome carries:
- a CDS encoding NAD(P)/FAD-dependent oxidoreductase, producing the protein MTTSPDVHDTLIIGGGPGGLTAAIYLRRFTRKVAVFDKGNSRLSLIPVSHNYPGFPEGVAGAELLANLREQLERYGGAVTDAEILSLRIEDGTFVGEYDGGEVRALTVLIATGIVDASLPIERWRDAVASGAVRLCPVCDGYDVIDKRIAVISSEKNPIGHAMFMRSFSEDVTLFDRTEGSILDAEERQRLEAAGVRYVRSAVREVTMGDDMKPVLHTGDGKAHEFDVMYPMLGETARSDLAAKLGAETADCGELVVDDFQCTTVPGMYAVGDVVRGLNQISVAAGQAAVAATRIHNTLPWTLRQK
- a CDS encoding ribonuclease HI family protein: MSAAFKSELVASRRLALQSARTPEQALRETMQASAGTQSLEHLVAARLALKAASAERAAARRRERASTLARRQARHDGAPTAWRAWFDGSAHPNPGHCGIGALLEGPGGEKIEISRAAGYGNSSEAEYRALIALLEAAVHSGAHGLTIYGDSKVVIDDLNGPDAKAAVSLRACRQAALALIAQLRGVVLRWVPRHKNTQADVLSQMARTQHES
- a CDS encoding HD domain-containing protein, with the translated sequence MNPELNDWRPRLVAIASASAGDDGAHDINHLHRVWRNAQALLTDHPEADALVVMAACYLHDLVNLPKNHPERASASRQSAALASRELAAVGFPAATLGAVVHAIEAHSFSAAIAARTIEAKIVQDADRLDGLGAVGLARMFYIAGQMGSALAHPDDPLAVARAPDDRAYALDHIDAKLAKLPAMMQTAAGHALAEQRLTRLIEFRAEFADEWGQVRRT
- a CDS encoding MFS transporter — encoded protein: MTSSSAIARPSAGNLNFVLVCVFIDMLGIGLIVPVLPLLVGEFVAGREQQALWFGVLSATFGLMQFIFMPMLGAISDRIGRRPVLMVSMAGMCINFLTTAWAPNLACLFIGRVIGGMSSASMSVASAYASDISTAENRAKSFGKVGAAFGLGFICGPMLGGLLGSVGLHLPFYVAAALSAANLLYGYFAVPESLPPEHRAPFTLARVNPFGALGRLLKRTEIRGLVVVYALMTFAQMTLQSTWVLYTTFRFDWTPRENGIALFCVGVTAAVVQAGLLGVLMHRFGEVRLSLLGLLSGAITYILYGLATQGWMMYVFILCNLLSFAAGPALQSIISKATAAGQQGELMGSLQSISSFGVIVMPLVGTAILGAASHLPPHDWRVGTTFFLCAAMQAVAIVAARRYFRTRAQ
- a CDS encoding EamA family transporter, whose protein sequence is MSSLVVGVVLFGALMHASWNALVKSRPDTFLVTILVAGGGGLLSAIALPFLPAPAPQSWICIAASTAAQLAYYALLVAAYRDGDMSHAYPLMRGSAPLLVALASGPLIGERLGITQWLAIGCICGGILGLFISARSRHPGARRTTVFALLTACMIASYTLIDGAGVRRSGSPVAYTMWIFMLTSIGLWAWAGKSRPGQLLAYARINVGVMLLGGAASVGAYATALWAMTQAPVAAVAALRETSILFAAAIAALVLREKISRQRLAAIALVASGAVAMRLA
- the asd gene encoding archaetidylserine decarboxylase (Phosphatidylserine decarboxylase is synthesized as a single chain precursor. Generation of the pyruvoyl active site from a Ser is coupled to cleavage of a Gly-Ser bond between the larger (beta) and smaller (alpha chains). It is an integral membrane protein.) is translated as MSDRIKVLPQYLLPKQALTTLAGRVAGARGGVWTTNLIRWFVTRYGVNMDEAVNPDIASYTSFNEFFTRPIKPEARPLANADFICPVDGAISQFGAIDDHQIFQAKGHKFTTTELVGGDASLAAHFQHGAFANLYLSPKDYHRLHMPCDGRLTRMIYVPGALFSVNPTTARGIPGLFARNERVVCVFESPEHGPFVMTLVGATIVGSMETVWHGVVNPTRPGRIAEWDYKDKDIVLKKGEEMGRFLLGSTVVMLFKPNTISFNPEWAPERFIRLGEMMGNRP
- a CDS encoding LysR family transcriptional regulator: MDVEPNDLLLFARIVESGSFSKAALRVDLPKSTVSRRIALLEAKLGERLLQRTTRKLMLTEFGESLLDHARKVVEEVEAAGALVQHRQQEPSGRLRVSMPNDFANLGLTRVMTEFMARYPAITLELDLSPRRVDLVAENFDIAIRMGDLPDDSSLAARRVALEKVGLYASPSYIATRGLPESPDDLLKHDLLCLLSRNGGAQPWVLTRGKAQWERELPAKLTANSPDLLARMACNGAGIAASSDLFAAPFLQKGELVRVLPEWDLPSVTGWAVFPGRRLMPAKTRAFLDMMEVLCCEDAKKRLSA